The following proteins come from a genomic window of Sinorhizobium fredii NGR234:
- a CDS encoding glycosyltransferase family 4 protein: protein MRIAQIAPLAERVPPKLYGGTERIVHCLTEELVRLGHDVTLFASGDSLTSAELVPCCEVALRLNPDVTDFLPHYVVMLEDIRRRAQEFDVLHFHIDMLHFPLIRDFADRTVTTLHTRLDLSDLQPFYRRFTDIPLVSISDDQRRPVPPVNWRGTVYHGLDAAVLPFTEKPAGNYLAFLGRISPEKGPERAIEIATRAGMPLKIAAKVDKADRPYWEGVVEPMVASHANVEFIGEIDERQKPEFLGNAAALLFPINWPEPFGLVMIEAMACGTPVLGFRYGSAPEVIEDGLSGILVDWVEDAVTRMDEVLRLDRRRVRGAFKRRFPAERMTRDYLEIYRNLPGVMSDTGRVRAAAGDRIGLEVAHQPRRSAVESALPLAEPGNSRGGHSGGSRRPHVPSN, encoded by the coding sequence AAAGCTTTACGGCGGAACGGAGCGGATTGTTCATTGCCTTACCGAAGAACTCGTCAGGCTCGGCCATGACGTCACGCTCTTTGCGAGCGGCGACTCGCTCACCTCCGCCGAGCTGGTGCCCTGCTGCGAAGTCGCCCTCAGGCTCAATCCGGACGTGACCGACTTCCTTCCGCACTACGTCGTCATGCTCGAGGACATCCGCCGCCGCGCGCAGGAGTTCGACGTCCTGCACTTCCATATCGATATGCTGCATTTTCCCCTGATCAGGGATTTCGCCGACCGAACCGTCACGACCCTGCACACACGTCTCGATCTATCGGATCTCCAGCCCTTCTATCGACGGTTCACCGACATTCCCCTCGTCTCCATATCCGACGACCAGCGCCGGCCCGTACCGCCCGTGAACTGGAGGGGCACCGTCTATCATGGCCTGGACGCAGCGGTATTGCCGTTTACCGAAAAGCCCGCTGGCAACTATCTCGCCTTTCTGGGCAGGATCTCACCCGAGAAGGGTCCCGAAAGGGCCATCGAGATCGCCACGCGGGCCGGCATGCCGCTGAAGATCGCGGCAAAAGTGGACAAGGCGGATCGCCCCTACTGGGAAGGTGTGGTCGAGCCGATGGTGGCGAGCCATGCCAATGTCGAATTCATCGGCGAGATCGACGAACGCCAGAAGCCGGAGTTCCTCGGCAACGCCGCGGCACTTCTCTTCCCGATCAACTGGCCGGAACCTTTCGGTCTGGTGATGATCGAGGCCATGGCCTGCGGCACGCCGGTGCTCGGCTTCCGCTACGGTTCCGCCCCGGAGGTCATCGAAGACGGCCTATCGGGGATTCTCGTCGATTGGGTGGAGGACGCGGTGACAAGGATGGATGAGGTCCTGAGGCTCGACAGGCGCAGGGTGCGGGGAGCCTTCAAGCGCCGCTTCCCGGCGGAGCGGATGACGCGCGACTATCTGGAAATCTACCGCAATCTTCCCGGCGTGATGAGCGACACGGGGAGGGTGCGCGCCGCGGCAGGCGATCGGATCGGCCTCGAGGTTGCCCACCAGCCCCGGCGAAGCGCCGTCGAGAGCGCCTTGCCGCTTGCCGAACCCGGCAACAGCCGAGGGGGCCATTCCGGTGGTTCTCGACGGCCCCACGTCCCTTCGAACTGA
- a CDS encoding HpcH/HpaI aldolase family protein: MYTQNRLKAHLAAGHVAFGCWVGGGSPTNAEILGHAGFDFLLVDHEHGVGETSEIIDTLRAIETTPSPALVRVPWNDHVFLKRVLDAGVQSVMIPSVDTAEAALAAVRACRYPPDGIRGYAAGVVRASTFGLEPGYIHKANENMLIAVQIESFTAVDNAEAIAATEGADIIFIGVNDLAGSIGRLEQTGHPEVRELVQRAEKAILASGKIMGTVPNAGASVAELIDRGYRVIAGPHDVALLRDAGLAAMAEYRALPQRGGQQAAASSHLKKSY; the protein is encoded by the coding sequence ATGTACACACAAAACCGCCTGAAGGCTCACCTTGCCGCCGGTCACGTCGCGTTCGGATGCTGGGTCGGCGGCGGCTCGCCGACCAATGCGGAAATCCTCGGCCATGCCGGCTTCGACTTCCTGCTCGTCGACCATGAGCACGGCGTCGGCGAGACCAGCGAGATCATCGACACGCTGCGCGCCATTGAGACGACGCCCTCGCCGGCGCTGGTGCGGGTTCCGTGGAACGACCACGTCTTCCTGAAGCGGGTGCTCGACGCCGGCGTGCAGTCGGTTATGATCCCCTCCGTCGATACGGCGGAAGCCGCACTCGCCGCGGTCCGGGCCTGCCGCTATCCGCCGGACGGCATTCGCGGCTATGCGGCGGGCGTCGTGCGCGCCTCGACCTTCGGGCTCGAGCCCGGCTATATCCACAAGGCCAACGAGAACATGCTGATCGCCGTGCAGATCGAGTCCTTCACGGCGGTCGATAACGCCGAGGCGATCGCCGCCACCGAGGGAGCCGACATCATCTTCATCGGCGTCAACGATCTGGCTGGTTCGATCGGCCGCCTCGAACAGACCGGCCATCCGGAGGTGCGCGAACTGGTTCAACGCGCCGAGAAAGCGATTCTCGCCTCCGGCAAGATCATGGGCACCGTGCCGAACGCCGGCGCCTCCGTCGCCGAACTGATCGACCGCGGCTACCGCGTCATTGCCGGCCCGCACGACGTGGCGCTGCTGCGCGACGCCGGGCTCGCGGCGATGGCCGAGTACCGGGCGTTGCCGCAGCGGGGCGGCCAACAGGCGGCCGCATCCTCGCACCTTAAGAAGTCTTATTGA
- a CDS encoding TRAP transporter substrate-binding protein yields the protein MRKTLMAMVTGLVLASVAPLPASAEIHEQTIRFASAGAEGSPLVIGQRKFAEIVKEKSGGKIDVKVFPAGMLGGDLQSVTALQGGLLQMSVMNAGLMASLAPDFAILDLPFLFESTKEADAVMDGEVGKTFAKELDDKNLVVLAYWELGFRNLTNSRRPVEKVDDIEGLKIRVVQSPIYLEMFQVLGANAVPMPFPEVYTALETGTVDGQENPAPSILTAKLNEVQKYITLTRHTYNPMVLLFSKPLWEKLDQEEKDLLQAAASEAAAFQRQLSRDADQKAVDALAASGMTVTKLPPEEIARFREKTKPVADKFAASANPELVKALNETIEKVRAAN from the coding sequence ATGCGTAAGACTTTGATGGCAATGGTAACCGGCCTGGTGCTGGCATCTGTCGCGCCGCTCCCGGCAAGCGCCGAGATCCACGAACAGACGATCCGCTTCGCCAGTGCCGGCGCCGAAGGCTCGCCGCTCGTCATCGGCCAGCGCAAGTTCGCCGAGATCGTCAAGGAAAAGAGCGGCGGCAAGATCGACGTCAAGGTGTTCCCGGCCGGCATGCTCGGCGGCGACCTGCAGTCGGTGACGGCGCTGCAGGGCGGTCTCTTGCAGATGTCCGTGATGAATGCCGGGCTGATGGCCAGCCTTGCTCCCGACTTCGCCATCCTCGACCTGCCCTTCCTGTTCGAATCGACCAAGGAAGCCGACGCGGTGATGGACGGCGAGGTCGGCAAGACCTTTGCCAAGGAACTCGACGACAAGAACCTCGTCGTGCTCGCCTATTGGGAACTCGGCTTCCGCAACCTCACCAACAGCCGCCGTCCGGTCGAGAAGGTCGACGACATCGAGGGCCTGAAGATCCGCGTCGTGCAGTCGCCGATCTATCTCGAAATGTTCCAGGTGCTCGGCGCCAACGCGGTGCCGATGCCGTTCCCGGAGGTCTATACGGCGCTCGAAACCGGCACGGTCGACGGCCAGGAAAACCCGGCGCCGAGCATCCTGACGGCCAAGCTCAACGAGGTGCAGAAATACATCACGCTGACGCGCCACACCTATAATCCGATGGTGTTGCTGTTCTCGAAGCCGCTCTGGGAGAAGCTCGACCAGGAGGAGAAGGACCTCCTTCAGGCAGCCGCCAGCGAGGCAGCCGCCTTCCAGCGCCAGCTGTCGCGCGATGCCGACCAGAAGGCGGTCGACGCGCTCGCCGCCTCCGGCATGACGGTCACCAAGCTGCCGCCCGAGGAAATCGCCCGCTTCCGCGAGAAGACCAAGCCGGTTGCTGATAAATTCGCCGCTTCGGCCAACCCGGAACTCGTCAAGGCCCTCAACGAGACGATCGAAAAGGTCCGCGCCGCAAACTGA
- a CDS encoding TRAP transporter large permease subunit has product MTILVFITALLAAMAIGMPIAYALLICGVALMVQLAMFDPQILAQNLVGGTDSFTLLAVPFFMLAGEVMNAGGLSKRIVALALTLVGHVRGGLGYVAIIAACVLSALSGSAVADAAALGALLVPMMVKAGHDKARSAGLVASASVIGPIIPPSIAFILFGVTANLSISKLFMAGIAPGLMIGMGLAVAWWLMVRKEQIELRPRASGAERLKALRESLWALGLPVIIIFGLKFGLFTPTEAAVVAAVYSIFVATCIYSELGLSQLYAVFVSSAKVTSVVIFLVATALVSAWLITIADLPGQVIELLSPFMDSPKLLMLAIMILVVIVGTAMDMAPTILILAPVLVPVVQAAGIDPIYFGVLFIINNSIGLVTPPVGTVLNVVAGVSRLNMETVIRGVTPFMVAQLVVLGLMIAFPELVTWPAAWLGR; this is encoded by the coding sequence ATGACAATCCTGGTCTTCATCACCGCCCTGCTCGCCGCCATGGCAATCGGCATGCCCATCGCCTATGCGCTGTTGATCTGCGGCGTGGCGCTGATGGTGCAGCTCGCCATGTTCGATCCGCAGATCCTCGCGCAGAACCTCGTCGGCGGCACCGACAGCTTCACGCTGCTCGCCGTTCCCTTCTTCATGCTTGCGGGCGAGGTGATGAATGCCGGCGGTCTGTCGAAGCGGATCGTGGCGCTGGCGCTGACGCTGGTGGGTCATGTGCGCGGCGGGCTAGGCTACGTCGCGATCATCGCCGCCTGCGTCCTTTCGGCGCTCTCCGGTTCGGCCGTCGCCGACGCGGCAGCCCTCGGCGCGCTGCTGGTGCCGATGATGGTCAAGGCCGGCCATGACAAGGCGCGTTCGGCCGGCCTCGTCGCCTCGGCCTCGGTCATTGGCCCGATCATCCCGCCGTCGATCGCCTTCATCCTATTCGGCGTCACCGCCAACCTGTCGATCTCCAAGCTCTTCATGGCCGGCATCGCGCCGGGCCTGATGATCGGTATGGGGCTTGCCGTTGCCTGGTGGCTGATGGTGCGCAAGGAGCAGATCGAACTCAGGCCGCGGGCGAGCGGCGCGGAGCGGCTGAAGGCACTGCGCGAAAGCCTCTGGGCGCTGGGCTTGCCGGTGATCATCATCTTCGGCCTGAAATTCGGCCTGTTCACGCCGACCGAAGCCGCCGTCGTTGCCGCCGTCTATTCGATCTTCGTCGCCACCTGCATCTACAGCGAGCTCGGCCTTTCGCAGCTCTACGCCGTCTTCGTCTCTTCCGCCAAGGTGACCAGCGTCGTCATCTTCCTGGTCGCGACCGCGCTCGTCTCGGCCTGGCTGATCACCATCGCCGACCTGCCTGGGCAGGTGATCGAACTGTTGTCGCCCTTCATGGACAGCCCAAAGCTCCTGATGCTGGCGATCATGATCCTCGTCGTCATCGTCGGTACGGCGATGGACATGGCGCCGACCATCCTGATCCTGGCGCCGGTCTTGGTGCCGGTGGTGCAGGCGGCCGGCATCGACCCGATCTATTTCGGCGTGCTGTTCATCATCAACAATTCGATCGGCCTCGTCACGCCGCCGGTCGGCACGGTGCTGAACGTCGTCGCCGGCGTCTCGCGTCTCAACATGGAAACGGTGATCCGCGGCGTCACGCCCTTCATGGTCGCCCAGCTCGTCGTGCTGGGGCTGATGATCGCTTTCCCCGAACTCGTCACCTGGCCAGCCGCCTGGCTGGGACGCTGA
- a CDS encoding TRAP transporter small permease, with amino-acid sequence MLIAIRKFLLNPVEFLLAACLAAMLVLVFGNVVLRYAFNTGISVSEELSRLLFVWVVFLGAAVTLFEQAHLGVDTLIRRLSRKGRLFCFVFSNLLMLYTTWLIFSGTWQQFGINLGMTTPVMGISQAWFFVPVLIFTGFAAAWFCISLLRSLSGRISDEELIGVRESEEDFDIAQLPPGSPPPR; translated from the coding sequence ATGTTGATCGCGATCCGCAAATTCCTGCTGAACCCAGTTGAGTTCCTGCTGGCCGCCTGCCTTGCGGCCATGCTGGTCCTGGTCTTCGGCAATGTCGTGCTGCGCTATGCCTTCAACACCGGCATTTCCGTGTCGGAAGAGCTATCGCGCCTGCTGTTCGTCTGGGTGGTCTTCCTCGGCGCCGCGGTGACGCTGTTCGAACAGGCGCATCTCGGCGTCGACACGCTGATCCGGCGCCTGTCGCGCAAGGGCCGGCTCTTCTGCTTCGTGTTCTCCAACCTGCTGATGCTCTACACGACCTGGCTGATCTTCTCCGGTACCTGGCAGCAGTTCGGCATCAATCTCGGCATGACGACGCCGGTCATGGGGATTTCCCAGGCCTGGTTCTTCGTACCGGTGCTGATCTTCACGGGTTTCGCGGCCGCCTGGTTCTGTATCTCGCTGCTGCGGTCGCTGAGTGGGCGGATCAGCGACGAGGAACTGATCGGCGTCCGGGAGTCGGAAGAGGATTTCGACATCGCCCAATTGCCGCCCGGCAGCCCACCGCCGCGCTGA
- a CDS encoding LacI family DNA-binding transcriptional regulator, protein MGRGGREKNGQPGARALDVAAAAGVSTATVSRAFNAPEKVAPEVREKVLKAAAELGWMPHPAGAALASRRTWLAGVLIPTLDNDVFASQVGALQTRLSAEGVTVLIGCSNYDADQAANQVRTMLARGVEALAVVGESHRPGLFETIAARGVPYVVTYSHRPGSSHPSVGFDNAAAFRRIARHLLDLGHRDFGLIHQPSIDNDRVVARIEGLRATLAEEGVALRPQHVREGPASIAFGRKSLRSIMDAPGPRPTAVVCGNDALAIGALLEARAIGIRVPEELSITGFDDVAMAEQTDPPLTTMRVDNAEIGQRAADYLLACLAGRQPSPPPPLESRLILRASTGAARSAA, encoded by the coding sequence ATGGGACGCGGAGGAAGAGAGAAGAACGGACAGCCGGGAGCCCGCGCCCTCGACGTGGCGGCGGCGGCCGGCGTTTCGACCGCCACGGTGTCGCGTGCCTTCAATGCACCGGAGAAGGTCGCCCCGGAAGTCCGCGAAAAGGTGCTGAAGGCGGCGGCCGAGCTCGGCTGGATGCCGCATCCGGCCGGCGCGGCGCTGGCGAGCCGCCGCACCTGGCTTGCCGGGGTCCTCATTCCGACGCTCGACAACGACGTCTTCGCGTCGCAGGTCGGCGCCTTGCAGACGCGCTTGTCCGCGGAAGGCGTCACGGTGCTGATCGGCTGTTCGAACTACGACGCCGACCAGGCCGCCAACCAGGTCCGCACCATGCTGGCACGCGGCGTCGAAGCGCTGGCGGTCGTCGGCGAGTCGCACCGGCCCGGCCTCTTCGAGACGATCGCGGCGCGCGGCGTCCCCTATGTCGTCACCTATTCGCACCGGCCCGGCTCCTCTCACCCGAGCGTCGGCTTCGACAACGCCGCCGCCTTCCGGCGCATCGCCCGCCACCTGCTCGATCTCGGCCATCGCGATTTCGGGCTGATCCACCAGCCGTCGATCGACAACGATCGCGTCGTGGCGCGGATTGAGGGCCTGCGCGCAACGCTTGCCGAAGAAGGCGTGGCCCTCAGGCCGCAACATGTGCGCGAAGGGCCGGCGAGCATCGCCTTCGGCCGCAAGAGCCTGCGCTCGATCATGGATGCCCCGGGGCCGCGCCCGACGGCGGTCGTCTGCGGCAACGACGCGCTGGCGATCGGCGCGCTCCTCGAGGCGCGGGCGATCGGCATCCGCGTGCCGGAAGAATTGTCGATCACCGGTTTCGACGATGTGGCGATGGCGGAACAGACCGATCCGCCGCTGACCACCATGCGCGTCGACAATGCCGAAATCGGACAACGGGCGGCGGACTATCTGCTGGCTTGCCTTGCCGGCCGACAGCCGTCACCGCCGCCGCCGCTCGAAAGCCGCCTGATCCTCAGGGCATCGACCGGTGCCGCCCGTTCCGCCGCCTGA
- a CDS encoding fumarylacetoacetate hydrolase family protein, giving the protein MTDATRLFDAADLAQRFAAAKDRIAAAELPLPETIAEATAVQAAFDAPQDGTAAGYKVARSPEGVGVAGRLSPIAITASDALPAAFRWREGLRVEAEIGFRLASSLPPRQNGYSRGEVIAAIGAVHLGVEILDSRIAEGGKAPFLLFLADRLGNAGYALGPELPRDLLDGAEGRPLEVSLDGTPLFTGEAHHPAADVLAWLIGWANEIERAEDTLSAGDIVTTGSLCGALGVASPGRLEVRLGGRWNLPVRFG; this is encoded by the coding sequence ATGACCGACGCCACACGCCTTTTCGATGCCGCCGATCTCGCCCAACGCTTTGCTGCCGCAAAGGATCGCATCGCCGCGGCGGAACTGCCGTTACCCGAGACCATCGCCGAGGCGACCGCCGTGCAGGCCGCATTCGACGCGCCCCAAGACGGGACCGCGGCGGGATACAAGGTGGCCCGCTCCCCCGAAGGCGTCGGCGTTGCCGGCCGCCTCTCCCCGATCGCGATCACCGCGTCGGATGCGCTGCCTGCCGCCTTTCGCTGGCGCGAGGGCCTGCGCGTCGAAGCGGAGATCGGCTTCCGTCTCGCGTCGAGCCTGCCGCCGCGTCAGAACGGCTATAGCCGCGGCGAGGTGATCGCCGCCATCGGCGCCGTCCATCTCGGCGTTGAAATTCTCGACAGCCGCATCGCGGAGGGCGGCAAGGCGCCATTCCTGCTGTTCCTCGCCGACCGCCTCGGCAATGCCGGCTATGCACTCGGGCCGGAGCTGCCGCGCGACCTTCTCGACGGTGCCGAGGGTCGGCCGCTCGAAGTGAGCCTCGACGGGACACCGCTCTTTACCGGTGAGGCCCACCACCCGGCGGCCGACGTGCTCGCCTGGCTCATCGGCTGGGCCAATGAAATAGAGAGGGCGGAAGACACGCTCTCGGCCGGCGATATCGTCACCACCGGCAGCCTTTGCGGCGCGCTGGGTGTCGCTTCCCCCGGCCGCCTCGAGGTAAGGCTCGGCGGCCGGTGGAACCTGCCGGTCCGGTTCGGATAG
- a CDS encoding HAMP domain-containing methyl-accepting chemotaxis protein has translation MSHFKSFGIAARLATGFGFLLLMMVGLTVYSAVEVEEINGNLATINDVNSAKQRFAINYRGSVHDRAIAIRDVTLVTSKEDLNTAVALIAKLAATYAENEKRMAEMIASPAGASEPERAILAEIAAIQAKTNPLVADIIELQKQGDGDGARRILLERASPLFEAWLGAINKFIDHQEALNKSIGSEVRGTASGFESLAFTALGVAALLSIVAAALTARSIIGPLSRLQHSLKAMAEGDLTGDRRLEARRDEIGMLARAVAALRDAISAKAEREADQEATRAISERQRLEEDAKQRNALADQTGQAVNQLAAALQNLADGDLTQRIDTPFIASLDKVRLDFNAAVERLREAMQAVAENASAIAAGAQEIRSASDDLAKRTEQQAASVEETAAALEEITTTVADSSNRAQEAGQLVRKTKDNAERSGRVVRDAVEAMGKIEASAVEIGNIIGVIDEIAFQTNLLALNAGVEAARAGEAGKGFAVVAQEVRELAQRSAKAAKEIKELINTSNDHVKSGVALVGETGKALQEIVEQVQQVNGNVGAIVEASKEQATGLKEVSTSVNTMDQGTQQNAAMVEEATAAAHGLAREAEALFQLVRQFDIGAGLASKRMAPAAGARRMVA, from the coding sequence ATGAGCCACTTCAAAAGCTTCGGGATCGCCGCGCGCCTGGCCACAGGCTTCGGCTTCCTGCTTCTCATGATGGTCGGCTTGACCGTCTATTCCGCCGTCGAGGTGGAAGAGATCAACGGCAACCTCGCCACCATCAATGACGTCAACAGTGCCAAGCAACGCTTTGCCATCAACTATCGCGGCAGCGTCCATGATCGGGCCATCGCCATCCGCGACGTCACGCTGGTGACCTCCAAGGAAGACCTCAATACGGCGGTCGCCCTGATCGCGAAACTCGCTGCCACCTATGCCGAGAACGAGAAGCGGATGGCCGAGATGATTGCCTCTCCTGCGGGCGCGAGCGAACCGGAAAGAGCCATTCTCGCCGAGATCGCTGCGATCCAGGCGAAGACCAATCCCCTCGTTGCCGACATCATAGAGCTGCAAAAGCAGGGGGACGGCGACGGTGCACGCCGCATCCTGCTGGAAAGGGCCAGCCCGCTCTTCGAGGCCTGGCTCGGCGCCATCAACAAGTTCATCGACCATCAGGAAGCCCTGAACAAATCGATCGGCAGCGAAGTGCGTGGCACCGCGAGCGGATTCGAATCGCTGGCATTCACGGCGCTGGGCGTCGCTGCTCTTCTGTCGATCGTCGCTGCCGCGCTGACGGCACGCTCGATCATCGGCCCGCTTTCCAGGCTTCAGCATTCACTGAAGGCGATGGCCGAGGGCGACTTGACGGGCGACCGTCGCCTCGAAGCGCGCCGCGATGAGATCGGCATGCTGGCCCGTGCGGTCGCCGCGCTTCGGGATGCGATCTCCGCCAAGGCGGAGCGCGAGGCGGATCAGGAGGCCACAAGGGCGATATCGGAGCGCCAGCGGCTCGAAGAAGATGCGAAGCAACGCAATGCCTTGGCCGACCAGACGGGCCAGGCTGTCAATCAGCTCGCCGCCGCCCTGCAGAACCTGGCCGACGGCGATCTGACTCAAAGGATCGACACGCCGTTCATTGCCTCGCTCGACAAGGTGCGGCTCGATTTCAATGCCGCAGTCGAACGGCTGCGCGAGGCAATGCAGGCTGTCGCCGAAAATGCCAGCGCCATCGCCGCGGGTGCGCAGGAGATACGCTCGGCCTCCGACGACCTCGCCAAGCGCACGGAACAGCAGGCCGCCTCAGTCGAGGAGACCGCCGCCGCTCTCGAAGAGATCACCACCACGGTTGCCGACTCCAGCAATCGCGCTCAGGAGGCCGGGCAACTCGTTCGCAAGACGAAGGACAATGCGGAGCGATCCGGACGCGTCGTACGCGATGCGGTCGAGGCCATGGGCAAGATCGAAGCCTCCGCTGTCGAGATCGGCAATATCATCGGCGTCATCGACGAGATCGCGTTCCAGACCAACCTTCTCGCCCTCAACGCCGGCGTCGAAGCGGCGCGGGCCGGCGAAGCCGGCAAGGGCTTCGCCGTCGTGGCCCAGGAGGTGCGGGAACTGGCCCAGCGCTCCGCCAAGGCCGCCAAGGAAATCAAGGAACTGATCAATACCTCGAACGACCACGTCAAGAGCGGCGTCGCACTCGTCGGGGAAACCGGCAAGGCGCTGCAGGAAATCGTCGAGCAGGTCCAACAGGTCAACGGCAATGTCGGGGCAATCGTCGAAGCCTCGAAGGAGCAGGCAACGGGCTTGAAGGAGGTCAGCACGTCCGTCAACACCATGGATCAGGGGACCCAGCAGAATGCGGCCATGGTCGAGGAAGCGACCGCCGCCGCCCACGGTCTCGCCAGGGAGGCGGAGGCGCTGTTCCAACTGGTCCGCCAGTTCGACATCGGCGCCGGGTTGGCGTCGAAGCGAATGGCACCGGCTGCGGGCGCGCGCCGAATGGTCGCTTGA
- the crcB gene encoding fluoride efflux transporter CrcB: MAYLLVFLGAGMGGAMRHCVNQFAAQLLGIAFPFGTLAINVAGSFAMGLLAEYLALRGQLPQEVRLFLATGVLGGFTTFSAFSLDTIGLYERGEWMAAAVYAACSVVFSLLALLAGLMLVRLLTAGQAA; encoded by the coding sequence ATGGCCTATCTGCTGGTCTTTCTCGGTGCCGGAATGGGCGGCGCGATGCGCCACTGCGTCAACCAGTTCGCTGCTCAATTGCTAGGTATCGCCTTCCCCTTCGGCACCCTGGCGATCAACGTCGCCGGCTCCTTCGCGATGGGGCTGCTTGCCGAATATCTCGCCCTGCGCGGCCAGCTGCCTCAGGAGGTGCGCCTGTTCCTGGCGACCGGCGTGCTCGGCGGCTTCACGACCTTTTCCGCCTTCTCGCTCGACACGATCGGCCTCTATGAGCGCGGCGAGTGGATGGCCGCGGCGGTTTACGCCGCGTGTTCCGTGGTCTTTTCGCTCCTCGCCTTGCTTGCCGGGTTGATGCTGGTCCGCCTGCTGACGGCAGGCCAAGCGGCATGA